A stretch of Thermococcus bergensis DNA encodes these proteins:
- a CDS encoding protein translocase subunit SecF: MLEDTLKRLATANPKKMITYPLIVFLAALLILAVHFPKLGTDLEGGVVITIHGGNANAKDVENILKAENFEVTVREIRSITGDTKVEIRAPADVDVQRIVELIKSKYPDAAISQTQFGPSLSKTAQEQSLKAISLAFLGMAIVVFLFFRVPVPSLSVIFSALSDMVIALALMSIFGLELTQATIAALLMLIGYSVDSNILLTTKLLRRKEDTVEEAYFSAVSTGFTMSTTTLGALASLWLISQAEVIDMIAAVLIFGLLADFMNTWILNAGVLRWYIQRGEKK; this comes from the coding sequence ATGCTCGAAGATACCCTTAAACGGCTCGCAACTGCAAATCCTAAGAAAATGATAACATATCCGCTAATTGTTTTTCTTGCAGCGCTTTTAATATTGGCGGTTCATTTTCCGAAACTCGGAACAGATCTTGAGGGAGGAGTGGTTATAACTATTCATGGAGGAAACGCTAACGCAAAAGATGTTGAGAACATACTAAAGGCAGAAAATTTCGAAGTCACAGTGAGAGAAATTAGGAGCATTACAGGAGACACAAAAGTAGAAATACGAGCACCTGCCGATGTAGATGTGCAGAGAATAGTTGAACTCATAAAATCAAAATATCCCGATGCAGCAATTTCACAAACTCAATTTGGGCCCAGTTTATCAAAAACTGCCCAAGAGCAGAGTCTAAAAGCTATTTCTCTGGCATTTCTCGGAATGGCCATCGTTGTGTTCCTGTTCTTTAGGGTTCCGGTACCATCTTTGAGTGTAATCTTCTCGGCTCTTTCAGACATGGTGATAGCACTCGCCTTGATGAGCATCTTTGGTTTGGAACTAACCCAGGCTACAATAGCTGCCCTTCTAATGCTTATAGGCTATTCCGTAGACAGCAACATACTCCTTACTACCAAGCTCCTGAGGAGGAAAGAAGACACCGTTGAAGAGGCTTACTTTTCAGCAGTCTCTACAGGCTTCACAATGAGCACCACAACACTGGGGGCTTTAGCGTCACTGTGGTTAATTTCACAAGCGGAAGTTATCGACATGATAGCAGCTGTATTGATTTTTGGATTGCTTGCTGACTTTATGAACACATGGATCCTCAATGCTGGAGTGCTAAGATGGTACATACAAAGGGGTGAGAAAAAATGA
- the speD gene encoding adenosylmethionine decarboxylase, which translates to MDTIGYHYVVEASGCDPEVLKDPNKIRETFLEAAKVGNMEVKASYFFRFSPTGVSGVVIVAESHISVHTWPEEGYAALDVYTCGEKADPEKAVDYILEKFGAQYAHVSEVKRGIKEEEGTFTHMILTWEEKLDRRNEK; encoded by the coding sequence ATGGATACCATTGGATATCATTACGTTGTTGAAGCTTCAGGATGCGATCCGGAAGTCCTAAAAGACCCAAACAAAATAAGGGAGACCTTCTTGGAGGCAGCAAAAGTGGGAAACATGGAAGTCAAGGCAAGCTACTTTTTCAGGTTCTCGCCGACAGGAGTCAGCGGAGTTGTTATTGTTGCTGAGAGCCACATATCCGTCCATACATGGCCGGAAGAAGGATACGCAGCGTTAGATGTCTATACATGCGGCGAAAAGGCGGATCCAGAGAAAGCAGTAGATTATATCCTCGAAAAATTCGGAGCTCAATACGCCCACGTTTCAGAAGTAAAGAGAGGAATCAAAGAGGAGGAAGGCACATTCACACACATGATCCTAACATGGGAAGAAAAACTAGATAGAAGAAACGAGAAATAA
- a CDS encoding DUF4932 domain-containing protein translates to MRRLAAILMGILLVTSISPGFHIVQAQEPKMVVEVNPNLELLAVLYILAFNGSDLFIIGPQDYVQDVLTYFAPYKDHEAVHYIRKIMDNSYSYYSRDNTIMALSDRLVLLDYLPNETNLGDLKPLAEFANESNFMEFYRAHEKEYAEYISSIEPYLKSLPELHREFFGYAAKEYRVEYSYSLRIHGHTFETLKDGVAYCINYIYIDRYDEVQKIHDVIGIFHEFTHPFVEDFLVETDELFEDKSYYLYGVKNQLPITATYDYNHFWSFEIYLNEALTESLAAYFALKSGIPRDSVKFRILMESLLFPMIQDFLEEYEHFEKIRGENETLFDYAPIMAEHMGRWATPENVSEYFKMNAPVTEGLAMDRIGHLKKVIIVYGTQNPDKSGVEYDRETAEECRRFIEEGFSISFGYTPKVVIKADVNLTDEDLRENLILIGGPVANKVTRELNDRLPITFVHSGNGWSLKRNPGVVKDFNAFLFADEGIIELSLNSTIPYDGSMGVLQTIRNPWNEKNFVIVLAGLTRYGTRNISKNQSSIASYKILGENYKELGFYKQYKG, encoded by the coding sequence ATGAGAAGGCTCGCGGCGATATTGATGGGGATACTGCTCGTGACATCCATTTCTCCGGGTTTTCACATTGTCCAGGCTCAAGAACCCAAAATGGTTGTGGAGGTCAACCCGAACCTGGAACTGCTGGCTGTGCTCTATATTCTAGCTTTCAATGGGAGTGATCTGTTCATAATTGGCCCTCAAGACTACGTTCAGGACGTCCTAACGTACTTTGCACCTTACAAAGACCATGAAGCAGTCCACTATATTAGGAAAATCATGGATAATTCCTACTCCTATTACTCCAGAGATAACACGATAATGGCTTTAAGCGACAGACTAGTACTCTTAGATTACTTGCCAAATGAGACTAATCTTGGCGATTTAAAGCCTTTGGCGGAGTTCGCCAACGAGAGCAACTTTATGGAATTTTACAGGGCTCACGAGAAAGAATACGCCGAATACATTTCAAGCATAGAGCCTTACTTGAAGAGTCTCCCCGAGCTGCACAGGGAATTCTTTGGGTATGCCGCCAAAGAATACCGCGTCGAGTACTCGTACTCTTTAAGGATACACGGCCATACATTTGAAACACTCAAAGACGGAGTGGCCTATTGTATCAACTACATTTACATTGACAGGTATGATGAAGTACAAAAGATTCACGATGTTATCGGAATATTCCATGAGTTCACACATCCTTTTGTTGAGGACTTTTTAGTGGAAACCGATGAGCTTTTTGAGGACAAGAGCTACTATCTGTATGGAGTCAAAAACCAGCTCCCCATCACTGCCACATATGATTATAACCATTTCTGGTCATTTGAGATATATCTTAACGAGGCTTTAACGGAAAGCCTTGCGGCGTATTTTGCCCTAAAGAGCGGCATTCCTCGGGACTCGGTAAAGTTCAGGATATTAATGGAGTCACTGTTATTCCCGATGATCCAGGACTTTCTTGAGGAGTACGAGCACTTTGAAAAAATCAGGGGGGAGAATGAGACCCTGTTTGATTACGCTCCTATCATGGCTGAACACATGGGGAGATGGGCAACCCCAGAGAACGTTAGCGAGTACTTCAAAATGAATGCCCCGGTCACAGAAGGATTGGCTATGGATAGAATTGGACATCTCAAGAAGGTTATCATCGTTTACGGCACTCAAAACCCCGATAAAAGCGGGGTGGAGTACGACAGGGAAACTGCGGAAGAGTGCAGGAGATTCATTGAAGAAGGATTTAGCATTAGTTTTGGGTATACTCCAAAGGTAGTCATTAAAGCAGACGTTAATTTGACCGATGAGGACTTGAGAGAGAATTTAATCCTCATTGGGGGCCCAGTGGCGAATAAGGTTACTCGGGAGCTAAACGATCGGCTCCCAATAACTTTTGTTCACAGTGGAAACGGTTGGAGTCTAAAGAGGAATCCTGGCGTTGTTAAGGACTTTAACGCTTTCCTATTCGCGGATGAGGGAATAATAGAGCTTTCTTTAAACAGTACAATTCCCTATGATGGCTCCATGGGAGTGCTGCAGACCATCAGAAATCCTTGGAATGAGAAGAACTTTGTTATAGTGCTTGCGGGGTTAACAAGGTACGGAACTAGAAATATCTCCAAGAATCAAAGCTCTATAGCCAGTTACAAAATCCTCGGAGAAAACTACAAAGAATTGGGGTTCTACAAGCAATATAAAGGGTGA
- a CDS encoding transcriptional regulator — protein sequence MTVEIPLNPVGRQEIHQLESILLFATLFRPEVIELIKDPAERLTWVDSLAVAAGAIAREKAGMTTSEIARELGRTEQTIRKHLKGESKAGQLVRETYELIKQGKLDELIKTIEMIEKGGLKEVIAKEEYEKLMQEYEKLKMEYEKVKEELEKMKQTVELENLEKAREEIEKLKRELEETKAELERVRKEKKELEKELAEAKVKIMELQSRKVEEAKVKELEEKLKAKEEEVNRLEKLLDEITHEKLELEKKVEEFEGLAEEWRKEKEELERKVNELLKENNELKQRLEELETYKIKFENIKDKIEKIKIELEKLLE from the coding sequence ATGACAGTTGAGATTCCACTTAACCCTGTTGGAAGACAGGAAATTCACCAGTTAGAGAGCATCCTCCTCTTTGCAACGCTCTTTAGACCCGAGGTCATTGAGCTAATCAAAGATCCTGCAGAGAGGCTAACATGGGTTGACAGCTTAGCCGTTGCAGCAGGAGCAATTGCAAGAGAGAAAGCCGGAATGACAACAAGCGAGATTGCAAGGGAGCTCGGCAGAACCGAGCAAACTATAAGGAAGCACCTCAAAGGTGAAAGCAAGGCTGGGCAACTGGTTAGAGAAACCTACGAGCTGATAAAGCAAGGGAAGCTCGATGAGCTTATCAAGACCATAGAGATGATAGAAAAAGGAGGACTCAAAGAGGTAATTGCCAAGGAGGAATATGAGAAGCTCATGCAGGAGTATGAAAAGCTCAAGATGGAATACGAGAAGGTTAAGGAAGAGCTCGAAAAGATGAAACAGACAGTGGAGCTTGAAAACCTGGAGAAGGCTAGAGAAGAGATAGAGAAGCTCAAGAGAGAGCTCGAAGAAACAAAAGCAGAACTCGAAAGAGTCAGGAAAGAAAAGAAGGAACTTGAAAAAGAGCTTGCAGAAGCTAAAGTAAAAATTATGGAGCTACAGAGCAGGAAAGTTGAAGAGGCAAAAGTCAAAGAACTGGAAGAAAAGCTCAAAGCAAAGGAAGAAGAAGTTAACAGACTAGAGAAACTGCTCGACGAAATCACACATGAAAAGCTGGAGCTCGAAAAGAAAGTTGAAGAGTTCGAGGGCCTTGCAGAGGAGTGGAGAAAAGAGAAAGAGGAACTCGAGAGAAAAGTCAACGAGCTTTTAAAAGAGAACAATGAACTTAAACAGAGACTCGAAGAGCTTGAGACCTACAAGATCAAGTTCGAGAATATCAAAGACAAGATAGAGAAAATAAAGATAGAGCTTGAAAAGTTGCTGGAGTGA
- a CDS encoding KaiC domain-containing protein, producing the protein MVKRVKTGIPGMDEILHGGIPERNVVLLSGGPGTGKTIFSQQFLWNGLQMGEPGIYVALEEHPVQVRQNMAQFGWDVKPYEEQGMFAMVDAFTAGIGKSKEYEKYIVHDLTDIREFIDVLKQAIKEVNAKRVVVDSVTTLYINKPAMARSIILQLKRVLAGTGCTSIFVSQISVGERGFGGPGVEHGVDGIIRLDLDEIDGELKRSLIVWKMRGTSHSMRRHPFEITDKGIVVYANKVLKRGGIVEI; encoded by the coding sequence ATGGTCAAGAGAGTAAAAACCGGCATTCCGGGGATGGATGAGATACTTCATGGGGGAATTCCGGAGAGAAACGTAGTTTTACTTAGCGGTGGTCCTGGGACAGGAAAAACCATTTTCAGCCAGCAATTCTTATGGAATGGCTTACAAATGGGTGAGCCTGGGATTTACGTAGCCCTCGAAGAGCATCCGGTTCAGGTTAGGCAGAACATGGCACAGTTTGGATGGGATGTCAAACCCTACGAGGAGCAGGGAATGTTTGCAATGGTTGACGCATTCACTGCCGGAATAGGGAAGTCAAAAGAGTATGAGAAGTACATAGTACACGACTTAACCGATATAAGAGAATTCATCGATGTATTGAAGCAGGCTATAAAGGAAGTCAACGCTAAGAGGGTTGTTGTTGATTCTGTTACGACGCTTTACATAAACAAACCGGCTATGGCGAGAAGCATAATCCTCCAGCTCAAGAGGGTTCTGGCTGGAACAGGATGTACAAGCATCTTTGTGAGCCAGATAAGCGTGGGCGAAAGGGGTTTTGGTGGGCCTGGAGTAGAACATGGAGTTGACGGTATCATAAGACTCGACCTTGATGAGATCGATGGAGAGCTCAAACGTTCCCTTATAGTCTGGAAGATGCGTGGTACAAGCCATTCAATGAGAAGACACCCGTTTGAGATAACCGACAAAGGAATAGTGGTTTATGCTAACAAAGTCCTGAAGAGAGGAGGAATTGTAGAAATTTAA
- a CDS encoding PUA domain-containing protein: MELKYRRTSSWEFDLIMKESEKFGELKHEFFGIVEGKFRDVYAVNEEVWKKIENLRIKPYAFGTFVGTIKVDENLVEKFYPNIEFFYFVEITKNYAILKPKTAFLFTTGKDVPREGVKEYSWQGSKKLVILNEDGIILGLGLINPKSEKKFIKNITDVGEFLRRHK, encoded by the coding sequence ATGGAACTCAAGTATAGGAGGACTTCCTCCTGGGAGTTTGATTTGATAATGAAGGAATCTGAAAAATTCGGGGAATTGAAGCACGAGTTTTTTGGGATAGTCGAGGGAAAGTTTAGAGACGTCTACGCGGTAAACGAAGAAGTATGGAAAAAGATAGAAAATTTGAGGATAAAGCCCTACGCATTTGGAACGTTTGTTGGCACGATAAAGGTTGATGAAAATCTCGTCGAGAAGTTCTATCCAAACATAGAGTTCTTCTATTTTGTAGAAATCACGAAAAATTATGCCATTTTAAAGCCAAAAACGGCTTTTCTTTTCACAACGGGCAAAGATGTGCCCAGAGAGGGAGTCAAAGAGTACAGCTGGCAGGGGAGCAAAAAGCTGGTTATTCTGAATGAAGATGGCATAATTCTCGGATTGGGTCTCATAAACCCAAAGAGCGAAAAGAAGTTCATTAAAAACATAACGGATGTTGGTGAGTTCCTAAGGAGGCACAAATAA
- a CDS encoding YkgJ family cysteine cluster protein, producing the protein MRFKPKPLKGDVKFECKFCLDCCRGRFIYLTLRDIEGIMKHGHDPQDFILLTVQDGKIRFVLAYREWDLGCVFHDPETGKCKIHEYNPLICQIYPFMVSHKPLGVEEEEPFEYKGQKLWLYYDESCPGIGEGEEIITRARIAELGVRFKEEFEKTDLDSFNTLLNGEDNGTQV; encoded by the coding sequence GTGAGATTTAAACCAAAACCATTGAAAGGTGACGTCAAATTTGAGTGCAAATTCTGCCTCGATTGCTGTAGAGGGCGATTTATCTACCTAACTTTGCGCGACATAGAGGGGATAATGAAACACGGCCACGACCCGCAGGACTTTATCCTTTTAACTGTGCAAGATGGAAAAATACGCTTTGTTTTAGCCTACAGGGAATGGGATCTCGGCTGCGTTTTCCACGACCCGGAGACCGGAAAATGTAAAATTCACGAGTATAATCCTCTCATCTGTCAGATATATCCTTTCATGGTCTCTCACAAACCCCTTGGTGTTGAAGAAGAGGAGCCCTTTGAGTACAAGGGTCAGAAGTTGTGGCTCTATTATGATGAAAGCTGTCCGGGAATAGGAGAAGGAGAAGAGATTATCACTAGGGCGAGAATAGCAGAACTTGGTGTGAGATTTAAAGAAGAGTTTGAAAAAACAGATTTGGACAGTTTTAACACTCTTTTAAACGGTGAAGACAATGGAACTCAAGTATAG
- a CDS encoding regulator — MWGKLEHYFDEYPVRKQIAKLLLKYGLKVSDDMKIKCGDIEVPYTKIAKALDIDRRVVKETVAMILKVPELREIYTNLEPTVHMKYVGRHVGYGVIEIEPEPRAIGILAKVASKIAEKGINIVQVVAEDPELYPEATLTIITEKPIPGDLINELPKLEGVRRISIY, encoded by the coding sequence ATGTGGGGCAAACTTGAGCACTACTTTGATGAGTATCCAGTCAGAAAACAAATAGCAAAGTTGCTGTTGAAATACGGCCTCAAAGTCTCGGACGACATGAAGATAAAATGCGGAGATATAGAAGTGCCATACACAAAGATAGCCAAGGCCCTCGATATAGACAGAAGAGTTGTCAAAGAAACAGTTGCCATGATATTGAAGGTCCCGGAGCTTAGAGAAATATACACCAACCTTGAGCCTACAGTCCACATGAAATACGTCGGAAGGCATGTTGGATATGGGGTCATAGAAATAGAGCCTGAGCCAAGGGCTATAGGAATACTGGCAAAAGTAGCGTCAAAAATTGCGGAGAAGGGAATAAACATTGTTCAGGTTGTTGCAGAAGACCCAGAGCTTTACCCAGAGGCAACTTTGACCATAATTACTGAGAAGCCTATTCCGGGAGACCTGATAAACGAACTACCAAAGCTTGAAGGTGTTAGGCGCATCTCAATTTATTGA
- a CDS encoding Na+/H+ antiporter subunit E yields the protein MGEASKISRYVHTVLVLFIIWLFLTSSLDPQEVIIGAILSLVIGALTYEVFTERGLGNLNPKRVLYFIAYIPYFLWAMILANLDVAYRVLHPKRPIKPGIVECKTVLTNNTGKLALANSITLTPGTITLDVKGDRYFIHWIDVKDESVEGASEKITKPFEKFLKVIFE from the coding sequence ATGGGAGAAGCAAGCAAGATAAGCCGGTACGTCCATACTGTTTTGGTTTTGTTTATTATCTGGTTGTTTTTAACCAGTAGCCTTGATCCTCAGGAAGTCATCATCGGAGCGATACTGTCATTGGTCATTGGAGCGCTGACATACGAAGTTTTTACAGAGAGAGGTCTAGGAAATCTCAATCCCAAGAGAGTTCTCTACTTCATAGCATACATACCCTACTTCCTCTGGGCAATGATACTTGCAAATCTCGACGTTGCATACCGTGTTTTACATCCAAAGAGACCCATAAAGCCGGGAATCGTTGAATGCAAAACAGTTCTCACAAATAACACTGGAAAGCTCGCACTTGCCAATTCAATAACTTTGACCCCGGGTACAATTACCCTCGATGTTAAAGGAGATCGCTACTTCATTCACTGGATTGATGTGAAGGATGAGAGCGTAGAAGGAGCTTCTGAAAAGATAACAAAACCTTTTGAAAAATTCCTGAAGGTGATCTTCGAATGA
- a CDS encoding monovalent cation/H+ antiporter complex subunit F, which yields MIEVYLILIAIAVVLSMYRFFRGPTTADRIVAVDIMTTLTTGLMVLFALYYKRAIFLDVALVYAVLAFVGVIAFARYMEGGL from the coding sequence ATGATAGAGGTTTATTTGATCCTAATAGCCATTGCCGTTGTTTTGAGCATGTACAGATTTTTCAGAGGACCAACGACAGCAGATAGAATAGTCGCAGTGGACATAATGACTACTCTAACCACCGGACTGATGGTGCTGTTTGCCCTGTACTACAAGAGAGCAATATTTCTCGACGTGGCCTTAGTTTATGCGGTTCTTGCTTTCGTTGGAGTTATAGCTTTCGCCAGATACATGGAGGGAGGTCTATGA
- the mnhG gene encoding monovalent cation/H(+) antiporter subunit G, whose translation MSVASIIGQALVLFGTFFYVLSSLGLIRMPDVYNRMQTATKSATLGSLGVIVGTGIWAVGELGSYSWIPKTLIIAVFLLLTNPIAAHALIRAAYKSGVPLWEGTVVDKYKEAEGSLERVNEIEEKLEEASQEVETNE comes from the coding sequence ATGAGTGTTGCTTCAATAATCGGCCAGGCCCTCGTGCTCTTCGGAACATTCTTCTACGTGCTATCATCTCTGGGCCTTATTAGAATGCCTGATGTTTACAACAGAATGCAAACTGCAACCAAGAGCGCCACCTTGGGTTCTCTTGGTGTCATAGTGGGAACTGGAATATGGGCCGTTGGAGAGCTGGGAAGCTACTCCTGGATTCCAAAGACTTTGATAATTGCGGTATTTCTGCTACTCACGAATCCAATAGCGGCACATGCATTGATTAGAGCAGCATATAAGAGTGGGGTCCCCCTGTGGGAAGGCACTGTTGTGGACAAATACAAGGAAGCAGAGGGGTCTTTGGAACGAGTGAACGAAATAGAAGAGAAGTTAGAGGAAGCTTCACAGGAGGTTGAGACGAATGAGTGA
- a CDS encoding DUF4040 domain-containing protein yields the protein MSDWVAIFIAALMVISAIFAVEWRDLLAAVVGMAAVSLFASIAFFFLQAPDVAMVEAAIGAALSAAVFILAIKRTERYESEEESTGWWVRW from the coding sequence ATGAGTGACTGGGTTGCCATTTTTATAGCTGCTCTTATGGTGATCTCCGCAATCTTTGCAGTTGAATGGAGAGACCTTTTAGCGGCAGTAGTTGGAATGGCTGCAGTAAGCCTGTTTGCCTCAATAGCGTTCTTCTTCCTCCAAGCACCGGATGTAGCGATGGTAGAGGCAGCTATAGGTGCTGCTTTGAGCGCCGCGGTTTTCATCCTTGCAATAAAGAGAACCGAGAGATACGAGAGTGAGGAAGAAAGCACAGGATGGTGGGTGAGATGGTGA